In one Drosophila pseudoobscura strain MV-25-SWS-2005 chromosome X, UCI_Dpse_MV25, whole genome shotgun sequence genomic region, the following are encoded:
- the LOC6901107 gene encoding polyhomeotic-proximal chromatin protein-like gives MKHAPRRRTRSKADTQTASSSQSRGATTLPLKDTSNISEKPQIPKEHQRPLQCLETLAQKAGISFDDSQDLSQQQQTAPITKKRKGNGNENGEGGGAGTPHTTRRTRTANSTPQHSAGHSGSTHIMEKSQSPAQQVASATSVPLQISPEQLQQFYASNPYAIQVKQEFPTHTAGTTTTELKHATGLLDASQASQLQLQQLQQLTAAAADAAGGNGSAGGGAGSQGGGAPSPANQQGQQQQQHSTAISTMSPMQLAAASGGVTGDWSQGRTVQLMQPSTGFIYPPMMISGNLLHSAGIGQQPIQVITAGKPFQGNTPQMITTTTQNAKQMIGGQGGFAGGTYAIPSSQSPQTLLISPVNVISHSPQQQQSILQSMVAQQQQQQQQQQLNAQQQQQLTAAQQAVAMAKAGVGVGADAQGKMQAQKVVQKVTTTTNTVQAASAGAGGAQAQQQQQQQTTTQQCVQVSQSTLPGVGVGVGVGGQLLNPLGGTGAGQGQQMLGSWFWQNSLPPFGSNSIILRGPPDGTQGMFIQQQPTTQTLQTQQNQIIQCNVTQTPTKPRTQLEALATKQQQQQQQQQQQQQQQQQQQQQQQQQQQQQQQQQQQAAANCQAQQQQQQQQQLAVATAQLQQQQQQQLTALQRPGAPIMPHNGTQVRPASSVSTQTAQNQNLLKAKMRNKQQPVRPALPALKTENGQVVAVGAVQSKSVGQHMAAIQQQHQQHQQQANLHQVVTTAGNKMVVMSTGTPITLQNGQTLHAATAAGVDKQQQQQQQLQLMHKQQFLQQQMFQQQIAAIQIQQQAAAQQQQQQQQQQVAQQQQQQQQQQDQRQQVAQAQAQAQVQAQQQQQQQQALAQQILQVAPNTFITSHQQQQQQQQLHNQLLQQQLQQQAQAQVQAQVQAQAQAQAQQQQQQQQQQREQQQQNIIQQIVVQQAAGAGQQQQPQQQQQQQQQTQPGQLQLSSVPFSVSTTTTPAGIATSSALQAALSASTSGAIFQTAKSTSSSSSLPTSSVVTITNHTTGPLVTSSTMAASLHQAQLQQQQQQQHQLISASIAAATQQQQQQGPPALAAASSSPATNPIMAMTSMMNATVGPVTSSAVTPSPATLVAFSAASGANHPATPTKEATLKMPTPSATLVPIGSPLNNSAVGQDHHPSSVNTTPRSVGSASASAEASSSTSDSRVNGEAPEASHSNSTTPTTPTRPTISTPTTRQSNVVLPTSSCSTTSSSTPTHSGKDEGKGGASTAISTTSAPSTPTTTIVGNGIGIATMARAASTTATTTTTTSSSTTTPTTTTSISNGNSNAAGKDLPKAMIKPNVLTHVIDGFIIQEANEPFPVTRQRYADKDTSDEPPKKKTAMQEDAKLCGIATATPTTTKTQTAAANAAGLPTDMVACEHCGKLEHKAKLKRKRFCSPGCARQAKTCVAGIGAAAAAGGGLGENNGMGMDMEMGGIVGVDAMALVDKLDEAMAEEKMQMQTDALQALQPDPIPMSTTTEGPLVSLPVLPVMAATPVPVPPLVAVALAVPTPVALPAAPSPAPTPPAAAVAPQPPVPTPTSSSTAGERSPICNWSVEEVADFIRNLPGCQDYVDDFVQQEIDGQALLLLKENHLVNAMGMKLGPALKIVAKVESMKEVVPAPGSGEVKEATAAGGAQ, from the exons ATGAAGCATGCCCCGCGCCGTCGTACCCGTTCAaa AGCGGACACGCAAACAGCATCTTCCTCACAGTCAAGAGGAGCCACTACGCTACCCCTCAAGGACACATCGAACATCAGCGAGAAGCCGCAGATCCCAAAGGAGCACCAGCGACCGCTTCAGTGCTTGGAGACTCTTGCCCAGAAGGCGGGCATCAGCTTTGACGATTCCCAGGACTtgtcccagcagcagcagacagccCCAATCACAAAAAAGAGGAagggaaacggaaacgaaaacggagaaggaggaggagccgggACACCCCACACTACACGTCGGACCCGCACTGCCAACAGTACCCCACAGCACTCAGCGGGACACAGCGGCAGCACTCATATCATGGAGAAGTCACAGAGCCCCGCCCAACAGGTGGCGTCCGCCACATCGGTGCCCCTGCAGATCTCAccggagcagctgcagcagttcTACGCGAGCAATCCGTATGCCATCCAGGTTAAGCAGGAGTTCCCCACGCACACGGcgggcaccaccaccacagaaCTGAAGCATGCGACGGGTTTGCTGGACGCCAGCCAGGCAAGCCAGTTGCAGCTCcaacagctccagcagctgacggcggcggcagccgATGCAGCCGGAGGAAACGGTTCTGCGGGTGGTGGGGCAGGGAGCCAGGGCGGAGGCGCACCCAGTCCGGCGAACCAGCAgggacagcaacagcaacagcactcGACGGCCATTAGTACGATGTCGCCGATGCAGCTGGCGGCAGCCTCCGGCGGAGTGACTGGTGACTGGTCACAGGGTCGGACGGTGCAGCTGATGCAGCCTTCGACGGGGTTTATCTACCCGCCAATGATGATCTCCGGCAACCTGCTGCACTCCGCGGGCATCGGCCAGCAGCCCATACAAGTGATCACCGCCGGGAAGCCGTTCCAGGGTAACACCCCCCAGATGATCACCACTACCACACAGAACGCCAAGCAGATGATCGGTGGGCAGGGCGGGTTCGCAGGCGGCACCTACGCCATCCCCTCCAGCCAGTCCCCGCAGACGTTGCTCATCTCACCCGTCAACGTCATCTCCCActcgccgcagcagcagcagagcattCTTCAGTCGATGGTcgcccagcaacagcagcagcagcaacagcaacagctcaacgctcagcagcagcagcagctgacaGCGGCTCAGCAGGCGGTGGCCATGGCCAAGGcgggtgtgggagtgggagctgATGCCCAGGGCAAGATGCAGGCACAGAAGGTGGTCCAGAAGGTGACGACCACCACCAACACGGTGCAGGCAGCCTCGGCAGGCGCTGGCGGGGCAcaggcgcagcagcaacagcaacaacagaccACCACCCAACAGTGTGTCCAGGTCTCGCAGTCGACATTGCCCGGCGTaggagtgggtgtgggcgtgggcgggCAGCTGCTGAATCCGCTGGGCGGGACTGGCGCGGGCCAGGGGCAGCAGATGCTGGGTTCCTGGTTCTGGCAGAACAGCCTGCCGCCCTTCGGCTCGAACTCTATTATACTGCGGGGCCCGCCGGACGGCACTCAGGGCATGTttatccagcagcagccaaccaCGCAGACACTCCAGACGCAGCAGAACC AGATCATCCAGTGCAATGTAACCCAGACACCGACCAAGCCTCGCACCCAACTGGAAGCTCTGGCCAccaagcaacagcagcaacagcagcaacaacagcagcaacaacagcagcagcaacagcagcaacaacaacagcagcaacagcagcagcaacaacagcagcagcagcagcaggcggcggccAATTGccaggcgcagcagcagcagcaacaacagcaacagctagCGGTAGCCACAGctcaattgcagcagcagcagcagcagcagctgacggCCCTTCAGCGGCCTGGAGCGCCGATTATGCCCCACAACGGAACCCAGGTGCGCCCGGCCAGCTCCGTGTCCACGCAGACGGCGCAAAACCAGAACCTGCTCAAGGCCAAGATGCGGAACAAGCAGCAGCCTGTCCGTCCGGCGTTGCCGGCCCTCAAGACGGAGAACGGGCAGGTGGTGGCGGTTGGTGCGGTGCAGAGCAAGTCAGTGGGGCAACACATGGCTgccatccagcagcagcaccagcagcaccaacagcaggcGAACCTCCACCAGGTGGTCACCACAGCGGGAAACAA GATGGTCGTCATGAGCACGGGCACGCCCATAACCCTGCAAAATGGTCAGACCCTGcatgcagcaacagcggccGGAGTGgacaagcagcaacaacagcaacagcagctgcagcttatGCACAAGCAGCAGTTCCTACAGCAGCAAATGTTCCAACAGCAGATAGCCGCCATCCAGATCcaacagcaggcagcagcccaacagcagcagcaacagcaacagcaacaagtcgcccagcagcagcaacaacaacagcagcagcaggatcagCGGCAACAGGTGGCACAGGCTCAGGCCCAAGCTCAGGTTCAGgctcagcaacagcagcagcagcagcaggcattGGCGCAGCAGATACTGCAGGTGGCGCCAAACACCTTCATCACCtcccaccaacagcagcagcagcagcagcagctccacaaccaactgctgcagcagcagctccagcagcaggcgcaggcCCAAGTGCAAGCTCAGGTTCAAGctcaggcacaggcacaggcccagcagcaacagcaacagcagcaacaacagcgggagcagcagcagcagaacataATCCAACAAATTGTGGTACAGCAGGCGGCTGGGGCGggtcaacagcagcagccacagcaacagcaacagcagcagcagcagacgcagccAGGACAATTGCAGCTGAGCAGCGTCCCCTTCTCGGTGTCCACGACCACGACGCCCGCAGGAATAGCCACCTCGAGTGCCCTCCAGGCCGCTctctccgcctccacctccggcGCTATCTTCCAGACGGCCAAGTCgacgagcagcagctcctccctGCCCACCAGCAGCGTGGTGACTATAACAAACCACACAACGGGACCTCTGGTCACAAGCAGCACAATGGCAGCCAGCCTCCACCAAgcccagctgcagcagcagcagcagcagcaacatcagttAATCTCAGCCAGCattgcagcagccacacagcaacagcagcagcagggaccACCCGCTCTGGCGGCTGCATCGTCCTCACCCGCCACGAACCCCATCATGGCTATGACGTCCATGATGAACGCCACGGTTGGGCCTGTCACCAGCAGTGCAGTGACACCATCTCCTGCAACACTGGTCGCGTTCAGCGCTGCCAGTGGAGCCAATCATCCGGCGACACCCACCAAGGAGGCGACGCTGAAGATGCCCACCCCCTCCGCCACCCTGGTGCCCATTGGGTCCCCTCTAAACAACAGTGCCGTTGGCCAGGATCACCACCCATCCTCCGTCAACACCACCCCCAGGTCCGTTGGAAGCGCCAGTGCCTCCGCGGAGGCTAGTAGCTCAACCAGCGACTCGAGGGTAAATGGAGAGGCCCCGGAGGCGTCtcacagcaacagcacgaCCCCCACCACGCCTACGAGGCCCACCATCAGCACGCCCACTACAAGGCAGAGCAATGTGGTGCTGCCCACGAGTAGCTGCAGCACCACTAGCTCCTCCACCCCCACGCACAGTGGGAAGGATGAGGGCAAGGGCGGAGCGAGCACAGCCATCAGCACCACCAGCGCACCTTCAACGCCGACAACGACGATAGTAGGGAACGGGATTGGGATAGCCACCATGGCCAGGGCAGCGAGTACCACTGCGaccactaccaccaccacgagcagcagcacgaCTACACCTACAACCACAACGAGCATCAGCAATGGGAACAGCAACGCGGCGGGGAAAGATCTGCCGAAAGCCATGATTAAGCCTAATGTGCTCACTCATGTCATCGACGGATTCATCATCCAAGAGGCCAACGAGCCCTTTCCTGTAACGAGGCAGCGCTACGCAGACAAGGACACCAGCGACGAGCCGCCAA AGAAAAAGACTGCCATGCAGGAGGACGCGAAGCTGTGCGGAATAGCCACTGCAACGCCAACCACAACCAAAACCCAAACAGCAGCTGCTAATGCAGCGGGTCTACCCACGGACATGGTGGCCTGCGAGCATTGTGGCAAGCTGGAGCACAAGGCGAAGCTCAAACGGAAGCGCTTCTGCTCCCCAGGATGCGCTAGGCAGGCGAAGACTTGCGTTGCAGGCattggagctgcagctgcagctggaggcgGACTGGGAGAGAAcaatggaatgggaatggataTGGAAATGGGAGGAATTGTGGGAGTGGATGCCATGGCTCTGGTGGACAAACTGGACGAGGCTATGGCCGAGGAGAAAATGCAGATGCAGACCGACGCCTTGCAGGCGCTGCAGCCCGATCCGATTCCGATGTCGACCACCACGGAGGGGCCACTGGTGTCTCTTCCTGTCCTGCCGGTCATGGCAGCCACCCCCGTTCCAGTTCCTCCCTTAGTTGCAGTCGCACTCGCAGTCCCCACTCCTGTGGCCCTGCCTGCGGCTCCGTCTCCAGCTCCCACCCCACCTGCGGCAGCAGTGGCGCCCCAGCCACCTGTACCAACACCAACATCCTCCTCGACCGCAGGCGAGCGTTCGCCCATTTGCAACTGGAGCGTGGAGGAGGTCGCTGACTTCATACGGAACCTGCCCGGCTGCCAAGACTATGTGGATGACTTTGTCCAGCAGGAGATCGACGGtcaggcgctgctgctgctaaagGAGAATCACCTGGTAAATGCCATGGGGATGAAGCTGGGTCCCGCCCTCAAGATTGTGGCCAAGGTGGAGTCCATGAAGGAGGTGGTGCCAGCGCCGGGCTCTGGCGAAGTCAAGGAGGCGACGGCAGCGGGAGGAGCTCAATAA